A window of Trichoderma atroviride chromosome 3, complete sequence contains these coding sequences:
- a CDS encoding uncharacterized protein (EggNog:ENOG41) has translation MNNLSSHRKPGQLENGKEESRSLSVPHSIIGASRTDHTRMRKSMTNGFSQQSMISQQPLIKVYIDKLFEKFQEASEKGEKIDAVAWYNYTTFDIVGDLAFGEPFGCLEESTYHPWVDLIFKSIKGIAFDSSFRRMGYLHAILMSLVPKSMKDKFEQHKKLSEEKVVKRLKSDTDRKDFIASMTSRKGKDELSLQELAVNAGILVIGGSETTATALSAATYFLGTNPEPLKKLCEEVRSAFNNEAEIDLFSVGRLNYMLAVLDEAMRLHAPVPATTPRTINELGDTIAGYYVPPGTNIDIWYWTMFHYPEYWAQAEDFIPERWLGDPRFEHDKRQIFTPFSVGPRNCIGKNLAYAEMRLILAKLIWNYDIEIAEESIGWDKKCGCYILYEKGPLYICLKPRNQG, from the exons ATGAATAATCTTTCATCTCATCGAAAGCCAGGCCAGCTTGaaaatggcaaagaagaatcTCGCAGCTTGAGTGTTCCCCACAGCATCATTGGCGCGTCCCGTACCGACCATACTCGAATGCGAAAAAGCATGACAAACGGATTTTCTCAACAATCAATGATCAGTCAGCAGCCTCTGATCAAAGTCTACATTGACAAATTATTTGAAAAGTTTCAAGAAGCAAgcgaaaaaggagaaaagattGATGCGGTTGCGTGGTATAATTATACGACTTTTGATATCGTTGGCGATTTGGCTTTTGGTGAACCATTTGGGTGCCTCGAGGAATCTACCTACCACCCCTGGGTGGATCTTATTTTCAAGAGCATAAAAGGTATAGCATTTGATTCATCTTTTAGACGTATGGGATATCTCCATGCTATCCTCATGTCCTTGGTTCCCAAATCGATGAAAGATAAATTTGAACAACACAAGAAGCTATCGGAAGAGAAGGTTGTAAAAAGATTAAAGTCGGACACAGATCGAAAAGACTTTATTGCATCCATGACATccagaaaagggaaagat GAGTTGTCTTTACAAGAGCTTGCTGTCAACGCTGGTATTCTAGTCATCGGTGGTTCAGAAACAACAGCAACGGCGCTCTCTGCGGCAACATACTTCCTTGGTACCAATCCAGAACCTCTGAAGAAGCTATGCGAAGAAGTTCGGTCTGCATTCAACAATGAAGCGGAGATTGACTTGTTTAGCGTTGGCCGTCTGAACTACATGCTCGCTGTTTTGGATGAAGCAATGAGGCTTCACGCACCGGTTCCAGCTACAACTCCGCGAACTATTAATGAGTTGGGAGACACCATTGCAGGCTACTATGTGCCACCAGGG ACAAACATTGATATCTGGTACTGGACCATGTTCCATTATCCTGAATATTGGGCGCAAGCAGAAGATTTTATTCCAGAACGTTGGCTAGGAGATCCACGATTTGAGCACGATAAGAGGCAAATCTTCACTCCATTTTCTGTTGGACCTAGGAACTGCATAGGCAAGAA CCTTGCGTATGCCGAGATGCGACTCATTCTTGCCAAGCTCATTTGGAATTATGACATTGAGATTGCAGAAGAAAGTATTGGCTGGGATAAGAAGTGTGGATGCTATATACTATACGAAAAAGGGCCGCTCTACATATGCCTGAAGCCTAGGAACCAGGGCTGA
- a CDS encoding uncharacterized protein (EggNog:ENOG41) yields the protein MTLKALHPSQSEQETVPDILESETPDIECDTTNTSPSPQAETVERDTELAMTANPVSNPATIYRYSSLPANSIRLLRLQPHSDEHALVHCQLFEYPLLDSSRGTHLYEALSYVWGSEEKPRRILTNKGDLYITENLHAALLRLRDRSFERIIWADAICINQDDIEERNHQVQVMASIYAKASRVIVWLEQAMGSHPRDSKASDDVHRALEEISNAASGQPVKSSDHEAARLAIQTLLQRSWFERIWVLQEVAAARQVLMMFHSMDMDGLAFCTGLTALNHDFKDPDTQNRIRSAAYLIKGAGLRPKHLATFSDRFSLNICPLGELVDMYHTRKAKDLRDKIYALLGMSSDTLSGLLPNYNMLWRDLFRQLVHSLVGEQALVNTWDNQQVAVIKHTGCVLGKVLSVSNAGAWDERQSIDVSIAIDDGSEDLWRWDGCWTLQASAKSIQQGDVLCLLQGASKLTIIRPCEDYCVVVAIAVTAIGYKRLEGTPFDWLDCSRRIQAFPREMLLVWDWETPCEELCEIDYECLLHSREFMRTKTLKETDDRWGKAARLHYVGWLLKDAESYEDAVENFQKAIKAYKRMYKLRRQANEATFEVWRQTYETINEITRPPSLSARWETLFLGRKAEGLGIMADILGRRGDYSKVTEHGVIRIIRPFREELLKLLLAVHGDQVPITDEVMKTAAGDESSATEIVRLFLDWRGDQVPVSEEVLRTAAKNPHQGREVLELLLLRRGDQISISEGIVKSAAENYGQGREVIKLFLDRRGDQVPITEEVLKIAAGNHYHGKQVIELLLSRRGDQVPITMEVLKQAARNRYQAKEIIELLLDQRGHQVPITEEVLKMAVENMKQGKEVIELLVDRCKGQVPITEEVIKTATETWGRDGVIVRQLRWHYKI from the exons ATGACTTTAAAAGCACTGCACCCAAGTCAATCCGAGCAGGAGACAGTTCCGGATATCCTGGAGAGCGAAACTCCTGATATAGAATGCGACACCACCAACACCTCCCCTTCGCCTCAGGCAGAGACTGTGGAGCGCGATACTGAACTTGCCATGACGGCAAACCCGGTCTCTAATCCCGCAACTATATACCGTTATTCCTCTTTGCCAGCCAATTCTATTCGTCTACTTCGGCTGCAGCCGCATTCAGATGAACATGCTCTAGTGCACTGCCAACTCTTTGAGTATCCTCTCCTAGACTCAAGCAGAGGCACTCACCTCTACGAGGCTTTATCTTACGTATGGGGCTCTGAAGAGAAGCCTCGACGTATTTTAACCAACAAAGGCGATCTGTATATTACGGAAAATCTCCACGCGGCTCTATTGCGTCTCCGAGATCGCTCATTTGAACGAATCATATGGGCCGATGCTATTTGCATCAACCAGGATGACATTGAAGAGCGGAATCACCAGGTTCAAGTTATGGCGAGTATATACGCTAAAGCAAGCCGTGTAATAGTTTGGCTTGAACAGGCAATGGGTAGCCATCCAAGGGACAGCAAGGCCTCAGATGATGTCCACCGAGCGCTTGAAGAAATAAGTAACGCTGCGAGCGGCCAGCCGGTCAAGTCTTCTGACCACGAGGCAGCCCGCCTTGCAATCCAGACGCTTCTTCAGCGATCATGGTTTGAGCGTATCTGG GTACTCCAGGAGGTAGCTGCGGCTCGGCAAGTTCTAATGATGTTTCActccatggacatggacgGACTTGCATTCTGCACGGGTCTAACTGCACTAAACCATGACTTTAAAGACCCAGATACGCAGAATCGTATTCGGTCGGCGGCCTACCTAATAAAGGGCGCAGGCCTGCGACCGAAGCATCTAGCTACTTTCTCGGACAGATTTTCTCTTAACATCTGTCCTCTCGGGGAGCTAGTGGATATGTATCATACCCGCAAGGCAAAGGATCTGCGGGACAAGATTTATGCCTTGCTGGGTATGAGCTCTGATACTCTAAGCGGCCTGCTACCTAACTATAACATGTTGTGGAGAGACCTTTTTCGTCAACTTGTGCACTCTCTCGTCGGTGAGCAAGCACTTGTCAACACCTGGGACAACCAGCAAGTCGCAGTTATCAAGCATACAGGCTGTGTTCTCGGAAAGGTACTCTCGGTATCCAACGCCGGCGCGTGGGATGAGAGACAGAGTATAGATGTTAGTATTGCTATAGATGACGGTTCTGAAGACTTGTGGAGGTGGGACGGCTGCTGGACTCTCCAAGCCTCTGCAAAATCCATCCAGCAGGGCGACGTTCTCTGCCTTTTGCAGGGCGCTTCAAAGCTCACAATCATAAGACCATGTGAGGACTATTGTGTCGTCGTCGCAATTGCCGTTACCGCAATCGGATATAAGCGACTTGAGGGGACGCCTTTCGACTGGCTGGATTGTTCGCGACGAATACAGGCCTTCCCCCGCGAAATGCTACTCGTATGGGACTGGGAAACTCCTTGTGAAGAATTATGCGAGATTGACTATGAGTGCTTGCTACACAGTCGAGAGTTTATGCGTACGAAGACTCTGAAGGAAACAGATGATCGCTGGGGCAAAGCGGCCAGGCTACACTACGTTGGATGGCTATTGAAAGACGCGGAAAGCTATGAAGATGCCGTCGAAAACTTCCAAAAAGCCATAAAAGCTTACAAAAGAATGTACAAACTAAGGCGTCAAGCTAATGAAGCGACATTCGAAGTATGGCGCCAAACTTATGAGACGATAAACGAGATAACTCGTCCGCCATCACTCTCCGCGCGTTGGGAGACGCTCTTTCTGGGCCGGAAGGCTGAAGGGCTGGGGATCATGGCTGACATTCTGGGGCGGAGAGGAGACTATTCCAAGGTCACAGAGCATGGAGTAATCCGAATCATAAGACCGTTTCGGGAAGAATTGTTGAAACTGCTCCTCGCCGTACACGGAGACCAGGTCCCAATCACTGATGAAGTGATGAAGACAGCGGCGGGAGATGAGTCATCTGCCACAGAGATAGTAAGATTATTCCTCGACTGGCGCGGAGATCAAGTCCCTGTTAGTGAAGAGGTGTTAAGAACGGCTGCAAAAAACCCTCACCAAGGCAGGGAAGTATTAGAACTACTTCTACTACGACGCGGCGATCAGATTTCCATCTCAGAAGGTATAGTAAAGTCAGCGGCAGAGAATTACGGACAGGGCAGGGAAGTTATAAAGCTATTTCTTGACCGACGTGGCGACCAGGTCCCCATCACTGAGGAGGTGCTGAAAATAGCAGCAGGCAATCACTACCATGGCAAGCAAGTTATAGAATTGCTTCTCAGCCGGCGTGGAGACCAGGTCCCTATTACTATGGAAGTACTAAaacaagcagcaagaaatcGTTACCAAGCCAAGGAGATTATAGAACTACTCCTTGACCAGCGTGGACATCAGGTCCCTATTACGGAAGAGGTGTTAAAAATGGCGGTGGAAAATATgaaacaaggcaaagaagtTATAGAATTACTTGTCGATCGGTGCAAAGGCCAGGTTCCTATCACAGAGGAGGTGATAAAGACGGCGACTGAGACTTGGGGCCGAGATGGAGTGATAGTGCGGCAACTTCGTTGGCATTATAAGATCTGA